The stretch of DNA ATAATAGGTTTTGAAAAGTTTTCCATACGTTCAAATAGTTGTTGACCATATTTTGCGAGTTCGGAAAATTGTTCACCTGTTGAAACAGTCGTAAACTCTTTAATATCTGCTCCAGCAGAGAAAAATCTTCCTTCTCCATGAAGTAGAATAACTCTTACATTTTCGTTTTTTTCTAGTTCATCTAAAAGTAATGTAAGCTCTTTCAAAACTGAAGACGATAAAGCATTGGCAGGAGCACGACTAATAGTAACAACAGCTACATGCTCAATATCTTTCCATTTGAAAAATTCCATTCTCATCCCCACTTTCTATTGTATGTAACGTTTCGGGGCTAAAAATTTAAGCCCCAAAACCGTTGATTAATAGATTGTGAACTTTCGGAGCAAGTGTAGGTAAATCGTACTTTTGATCGTTCATTACCCATGAAGTAACCGTTTCATCAATCGTTCCGAAAACCATTTGCCTTGCTAATCGAACGTCTAAATCTTCTCTAAGCTCACCAGTTTCTATTCCAGCATGTAAAATACTATCTACTAATAATAAATAGCCTTTTAAAACTTCATTAATTTTCAAACGAAGCTCAAGATTAGACTGGCGTAATTCAAGCTGAGTAACGATAGCTAAATGATGATCCTCAGCTAGAATAGAGAAGTGTTTTTCTATTAACGTTAATAACTTCTCTTTTGCTGTTTCTTTTCCCTTTATTTCTTCTTCAATTTTTTCAATAAACAATCCCATTTTTTCTCGAAAAAGCGAGATTAAAATGTCTTCTTTATTTTTAAAATATAAGTATATCGTTCCATCTGCAACACCAGCCTGCTTCGCTATTTTGGATACTTGTGATTGATGATATCCTTTTTCAGCGATAACGATTACTGCAGCATCGATGATTTGTTTATACTTAGGCTTTTGTTGTTGTTTCAACCTTTTCGCTCCCTTACTGAAAAAATGAATGAATCATCATTCATATTCTCATAATAATGGATAAAAGTATTACTGTCAATCCTATCATACCATAATTTTTTCATTGCGAAAAAGAAAAAGATGATGTCTCCATCATCTAGAGGAACTTACTTTGCTATTCTTTCTTTCTCTTCCTCTACTAATGATCTTCTTAATATTTTTCCTACCGCTGTTTTCGGCAATTCATCTCTAAATTCATATATTTTTGGCACTTTATAAGCCGCTAAATGTTTTCTAGCGTATTGATCTAATTCATCCTCCGTCATTTCAGTACCAGCTTTTTTCACAATGTATGCTTTTACTGTTTCCCCTCTATAAGGATCTGGAATACCAGCTACTACAACTTCCTGTACTTTAGGGTGTTCGTACAATACTTCTTCTATTTCCCGCGGATATATATTAAAGCCACTTGCTATAATCATATCCTTTTTACGATCAACAACGTAAAAATAACCTCGGTCATCCATGTAACCTAAATCGCCAGTTAATAACCAGCCATCTTTTAAAATTGCTTCTGTTTCTTCTGGCTTATTCCAATAGCCCTTCATTACTTGTGGACCTTTAACTGCAATCTCTCCAATTTCACCAACTTCTGCTCTTTCTCCTGTTTCCATCGATAGTATTGCTGCGTCAGTGTTTGGCCATGGTAAACCGACACTACCTGAAACTCTTTCTCCCCATAAGAAGTTTGCATGGGTTACTGGAGAAGATTCTGTCAGGCCATATCCTTCCACTAATTTACCACCAGTAACTTTCTCAAATTGCTCCTGTACTTCAACTGGAAGTGGTGCTGACCCACTAATACAAGAATCAATGGACGACAAATCATACTTTTCAATATCAGGATGATTAAGTAAAGCAATATAAATTGTTGGTGCACCAGGAAATAAAGTTGGCTTATACTTTTGAATTAGCTTTAGCATCGTTGTAGCATCAAATTTAGGTACTAACACCATTTCGAATGCTTGCATAACAGATAAATTCATTACTGTTGTCATGCCGTAAACGTGGAAGAATGGTAGCACCCCTAGCACTACTTCCTCTGCTCTTTTACAGTTATACATCCATTTAACGCACATTTCTGTATTGGATACTAAGTTGTGATGGGTTAACATTACTCCTTTTGGAAAGCCGGTTGTTCCCCCAGTATATTGGAGAAGCGCTAAGTCTTCTTTCGGATTGACTTCCACATTCAACTGTTTCGCAGCTGTCCTGTTCATAATTTCAGTAAATAGGTGGTTATCCCCACTATGCTCAACTTTCACAACAATACCGTATTCCTTTTTTTGTACAAAAGGATATAATAAGTTTTTCGGAAAAGGTAAGTAATCTTTAATTCCAGTGACAATAACATGTCTTAACTTTGTTAGCGCTTTCACTTTTGACACTCTAGGATACAAAATATCGAGTGAAACAATCACTTCGGCACCACTGTCATTTAATTGGTATTCTAGCTCCCGTTCTGTATAAAGAGGGTTCGTTTGTACAACAATTCCTCCTGCTAAAAGAACTCCGTAATACCCAATAACAGCTTGTGGACAGTTTGGTAGCATAATAGCTACACGATCTCCTTTAGAAACACCAAGTCCCGATAAATAGTTTGCTAGCTTTAAAGATTGTTCGTACAATTCTTTGTACGTTAGTTTTTTCCCTAGAAAATGAATCGCAACTTTTTCGGGGAATTCCTCCGCTACATCCTTTAAAAACGATTGCAAACTACGTTCTGAGATTTCTATTTCTTTCGGTATTTCTGGTGGGTATTGAGAAACCCATGGTCTGTTCATTTCTCCCATCTTTCAACCTCCCTTTAAAAGTGAAATATCAATCATCCCCCAATGATTGTTACGTAGAACTAAGATGCAGGTGTTAGCGCCCACTTTCTCTAACCTATTGACTATGTTTGTTATGGACCGCTTCACCGGGAAACGGATATGTGCCTGTACTATTACATATGGCCTATATCAGTTTGTTATAGTATATCAAGAAGTCTTACAGAATTATAACACTTTTTTATATTTTTTAAAATTTTTCGCCAACATGTATACTGTTTTTTCCTAGTTGTAAAAGGTGAATGGTTGTGGAAAAAGAAAAAAGGTAGCAAGAGAGCCACCTTTTCATAACACTTTACTAAATAATGTTAAATAATTATACGATAAATAAATATACTATTCCAATTAAAATAAATACTGCACATAAGGCTAGTAATACTTTTGCTAAAGTTTCCATTAATTGAATTCTCCTTAACTACTTATGCTTGCCCCAATTACGAATGATAAACCTATCGAGATAATAAAAGATATGAAACCTACTGCGCGATTGTCGTTTTCGATTTCTTTATCAACATTAAACCGCGGTGTAAGAAATTCAAACATAAAATAAGCAAATAAGAGTAACACAAACCCGATTGTTCCCCAGCCTATCATCGCAAATAACGAGTCGTGGTCTTGTATGGAGAAACGGAAAATGTTAGCTATCCCTAACATTTTCCCACCAGTTGCCATCGCTACTGCAACATTTCCTTTTTTAATTTCTTCCCAATTTTTGTACTTCGTTACAATCTCGAAAATAGCTAAAAAAAGTACGATACACAATACTACAACACTAAAATTGGCCGCTGTCCGTACTATCTCCATTTCCCAAAAGTTTTCCATTACTTTCCCCCACTATTTAAATTCGACTACCGTAACACCAGTTCCACCTTCTGAAGCATCTCCGAACCGATAATTTTTAACGGATCGATGGTTCTTTAAATAATTTTGTACACCAGTTCGTAATGCGCCTGTTCCTTTACCATGAATAATCGAAACACGTGGATAACCAGCTAGTAATGCATCATCGATATATTTTTCTACACGTAATAAGGCATCCTCATATCGTTCTCCTCGTAAATCTAATTCTAGATTAACATGATAATCTTTCCCTCGAATAGTAGCTAACGGTTTTTTCTCCACTGGTTTTGGGCGATTTACGTACTGAAGGTCTTTCGTTTTGACTTTTATTTTTAAAATACCTACTTGCACTTGCCATTCTCTGTCGTTTACTTTTTCTACAAGGTTACCAGTCTGATTTAACGTTAGTACTTTTACTTCATCTCCAAGTTCTAACTGTTGTGTAGATTGTGGCGAAGTAGTTTTTTGCTTACTACCTTGTACAGATGGTACAGCATCCTCTAACCGTTTCTTTGCATCAATTAACTCATGCTCTTTTACATTTGCATGTTGCTCGAGACGCATTTTACGAAGTTCACGGATGATTTCTTCCGCTTCTTTCTTTGATTCCTCCACCATTTCTTCAGCTTTTTTCGCTGCTTTTTCGTACAATTTATCACGTTGCTCATTTAAATCAATTATTTGTTTTTGTAATTGATTATGCAATGTTTCCGCATCTTTACGTATTTGTTCTGCTTCTTTCCATTCTTTCTCTGCTCTTTTTTGACTGTCCTCTAAAGAGGCAATCATATTTTCGACTGTATTGCTCTCATCACTTACAAAGCTTTTAGCTCTCTGAATAATATCTCCTTGTAAGCCAAGTCGTTTTGAAATTTCGAATGCATTACTTCTACCAGGAACGCCGATTAATAATCGGTATGTGGGACTTAATGTTTCAATGTCAAATTCGACACTAGCGTTTACCACTCCTGCTCGGTTATAGCCATAAGCTTTTAACTCTGGATAATGGGTTGTAGCTACAACTCGCGCACCCTTTTGATACACTTCGTCTAAAATGGATATCGCTAGAGCGGCCCCTTCTTGCGGATCCGTTCCTGCACCTAGTTCATCAAATAGCACTAAACTTTCATCATCTACATCTTTTAAAATATCAACTATGTTCACCATATGAGAAGAAAACGTACTTAAGCTTTGTTCAATTGATTGCTCGTCACCGATGTCTGCAAAAACTTTTGAGAAAACAGCTACTTCTGATCCGTCTTGAGCTGGTATTTGTAAACCTGATTGTGCCATTAACGTTAATAACCCTATCGTTTTAATGGTTACCGTTTTACCACCAGTATTAGGACCGGTAATAACGATTGACGTATAATCTTTCCCCAACACGATATCATTCGGGACTACTTCATCATCAGAAATAAGCGGATGTCTTGCTTGCAGCATTCTAACATAGCCGTCGTTATTAACAGTAGGTTTCGTGCCACGTATATGCTTACCATATTTTGCTTTTGCAAACATAAAATCAATCTCGGCTAGAATAACGACATTACTAGTAAGCTCTTCAGCAACTTCCGCCACTTGTAAAGAAAGCTCTCGTAATATCCGATCAATTTCCTGCTTTTCTTTCACCTTCGCTTCTTGCAATGTATTATTTAAATCTACGACTTGCTGTGGCTCGATAAATAAAGTCGCTCCTGAAGAAGATTGATCGTGAACAATGCCACCGTATGCTCCGCGGTATTCTTGCTTTACCGGTAGCACATAACGTTCATTTCTAATGGTAACGATAGCATCAGATAACATTTTTTGTGCATTAGAAGAACGTAGCATACTATCTAGCTTTTCTCGTATTCTTGATTCTGTTGAGCGTAGCTGCTGCCTAATTCCACGTAATTTATCACTGGCACCGTCTAACATTTCACCATGATCATCGATACACGTTTTTATTGCTCTTTCTACTTCTGGAAGAGCAACCAAATCTTCAATGAGTTGTTGTAATATCGGAACTTTTATTTCATCTTCAAGTAATGCTTCCATAAACTTTTTTAATTGTCTCGTTGCATATATCGTTCCAGCTACTTCTAGCAACTCTTGTGCATGAAGCGCGCCACCTAATTGAGCTCTTTTGGCGTGAGCTCGTATATCTTTAATTCCTCCTAGTGGGACTTCTCCTTTTAAGCGGATAATTGTAGCAGCTTCATCTGTTTGCAACTGACTATTTTTCACCTCTTCAAAATCGGAAGAAGGTAATAACGAATCTACTTTTTCTTTACCTAATGAAGAGGCCGTAAACTCTCTTAACTTTTCTTTTACTTTATTGAATTCTAATACTTTAAACGTTCTAGGCTGCACTTGATTACTCCCTTCTTCGTAAATAGCTATTCACGAATGGTGTCTATTTAAAAACTTCTTTAATTGTTCTATATCCCACGTATTAATAACACTCTCTTTTTTAATCCAACCTTTACGAGCGGTAGCAACACCTAGCGGCATATCTTCCAACATTTCTAAACTATGTGCATCGGTGTTAATAACGATCTTCACATCATTATCTTGTGCTAGCTTAACATGATGACTCGTTAAATCTAAGCGGTGAGGGTTAGCATTTAACTCGAGTGCTGTATTTGTTTCTTTAGCAAGCTGTATTAACATTTCAATGTCGACATCATAACCGGCACGTTGACCGATTATCCTACCTGTCGGATGAGCAATAATATCAACATGGAAGCTTTCGAGTGCTATTTTTAACCGTTCCATTATTTTTTCTCGATTTTGCGAGAAGCTTGAATGAATAGAGGCAATGACGATATCCATTTCTTCTAGTAGTTCATCGTCATAATCAAGAGTAGCATCTGGAAGTATATCCATCTCTACCCCTGCTAAAATCGTAATATCATCATATTTTTCATTCAGTATTTTAATTTGTTCTCTTTGTTCCATTAATCGCTCCGGTGTTAATCCGTTAGCAACTTTTAAATAACGCGAATGGTCGGTTATTGCCATATATTGATAGCCTTTAGCACGACAAGCATTCACCATCTCTTCAAGTGTATAGGCACCATCACTCCATGTTGTATGCATATGGAGATCGCCTTTTATGTCTTCTAACCGAATGAGCGGTAGCTGTCCGTTCACTAATGCATAATCTACCTCAGTTCCGTCTTCACGAATTTCTGGAGGAATAAACGGTAATTGAAAGTGGTGGAAAAAAGCTTCTTCGGAATCAAAGTGTAGCACCTCTTCTATTTCTGTCACTTCAACGCCATATTCACTAATTTTTTCTCCACGCTCTTTCGCTAATTGACGCATCCGAACGTTATGGTCTTTTGAACCTGTAAAATGGTGTAAAGTCGTTGCAAAGCTTTTCTTTTCTACTAAACGAAAATCGACTGATACATCATAGTCGTACTTTAATACAATGGAAACTTTTGTATCACCATTTGAAATAATTTCGCTAACTCGCTCCATTTGTACGAGCTGTTCTCTCACTTTCTCTGGAGTGTTAGTAGCAATAATATAATCTAGATCCTTAATTGTTTCCCGGTATCTTCTTAAACTACCTGCACGTTCAAACTGTTCAATGTGAGTCATGTTTGAAACTTGCTTTTCGATATCTTCGGCAATCATCATCATAAAAGCAATCGGTAATCGTTCTGGCCGCTTTCCTACCTCTTCAATTGCAACTAAAATTTTCTCTTCTGTTTTTTTTCCAAAACCAGCTAGCGCTTGTATTTTCTCTTGCTCACACGCTTCTTTTAACGTATGAATATCTACTACGTTTAACTCTTGATATAGTTTCGCAATCTTCTTACCGCCTAGGCCAGGAAGTTTTAGTAAGGGGATTAGCCCTTCTGGAACTTCTTTTTGCAATTCCTCTAAAACAGATGATTTCCCTTCCGCTAATAGTTCTTGTATAACACTAGCAGTACCTTTCCCGATTCCAGGTAATTTTGTTACATCTTCTATTTGTTCCATACTACGGTCATCGTTTTCTAACGCTGCTGCGGCCTTTCGGAAAGCAGATATTTTAAAAGTATTTTCACCTTTTAATTCCATATATATCGCAATCGTCTCTAAATAGCGAACGATTTGTTTTTTATTCATTTCTACTCCAACCTTTCTTTCCAAAGGATTCAATAAGTTAATGATACAAATATTTTCCCCTCAAGTACAATATTCCATAGTAATAGGAAAAACTCCTCTACTTTTTTGCAGAGGAGTTCCTACATTGCCATATAACCAATCCAAAGCTCTTTTAATTTAGTAGAAAAGACAGGTGTATGTTCAACAATACTTTTAGCCATAGACGAATCGCTAATAGAAGCTTGAACAGCATCTAACGGCACTAATGCACCTATGTAAAGTAAAACAAAGACAAGTAAATACACTTCTACAAATCCTAATATTCCTCCAGCCCACCCATTGACCGTTTTTAATATCGGTAAATGCGCTAAGAAATCTAACATTGATCCAATAATTTGAAAGGCAATTCTTGATCCGAAGAATAAAAGTGCAAAAGCAATGGCACGATAATAAGCAACGTCTAAGTTAGTCGCTTCAAACAATAGTACTGCTGAGGCAGGGTCTCCAAAACTAGGCATCGGAACCCATAGCTTTAAGTTTGGGGCGAGTTTCTCATAAAAAATAAATGCAACGAGAAATGCGCCAATAAAGCCTGATAAATGTACAACCTGCATAATAAAACCGCGGCGTACACCTAC from Sutcliffiella cohnii encodes:
- a CDS encoding endonuclease MutS2: MQPRTFKVLEFNKVKEKLREFTASSLGKEKVDSLLPSSDFEEVKNSQLQTDEAATIIRLKGEVPLGGIKDIRAHAKRAQLGGALHAQELLEVAGTIYATRQLKKFMEALLEDEIKVPILQQLIEDLVALPEVERAIKTCIDDHGEMLDGASDKLRGIRQQLRSTESRIREKLDSMLRSSNAQKMLSDAIVTIRNERYVLPVKQEYRGAYGGIVHDQSSSGATLFIEPQQVVDLNNTLQEAKVKEKQEIDRILRELSLQVAEVAEELTSNVVILAEIDFMFAKAKYGKHIRGTKPTVNNDGYVRMLQARHPLISDDEVVPNDIVLGKDYTSIVITGPNTGGKTVTIKTIGLLTLMAQSGLQIPAQDGSEVAVFSKVFADIGDEQSIEQSLSTFSSHMVNIVDILKDVDDESLVLFDELGAGTDPQEGAALAISILDEVYQKGARVVATTHYPELKAYGYNRAGVVNASVEFDIETLSPTYRLLIGVPGRSNAFEISKRLGLQGDIIQRAKSFVSDESNTVENMIASLEDSQKRAEKEWKEAEQIRKDAETLHNQLQKQIIDLNEQRDKLYEKAAKKAEEMVEESKKEAEEIIRELRKMRLEQHANVKEHELIDAKKRLEDAVPSVQGSKQKTTSPQSTQQLELGDEVKVLTLNQTGNLVEKVNDREWQVQVGILKIKVKTKDLQYVNRPKPVEKKPLATIRGKDYHVNLELDLRGERYEDALLRVEKYIDDALLAGYPRVSIIHGKGTGALRTGVQNYLKNHRSVKNYRFGDASEGGTGVTVVEFK
- a CDS encoding DUF350 domain-containing protein, translated to MENFWEMEIVRTAANFSVVVLCIVLFLAIFEIVTKYKNWEEIKKGNVAVAMATGGKMLGIANIFRFSIQDHDSLFAMIGWGTIGFVLLLFAYFMFEFLTPRFNVDKEIENDNRAVGFISFIISIGLSFVIGASISS
- a CDS encoding CvpA family protein; this translates as MLDIIIIFLFILGLIVGVRRGFIMQVVHLSGFIGAFLVAFIFYEKLAPNLKLWVPMPSFGDPASAVLLFEATNLDVAYYRAIAFALLFFGSRIAFQIIGSMLDFLAHLPILKTVNGWAGGILGFVEVYLLVFVLLYIGALVPLDAVQASISDSSMAKSIVEHTPVFSTKLKELWIGYMAM
- the polX gene encoding DNA polymerase/3'-5' exonuclease PolX, with protein sequence MNKKQIVRYLETIAIYMELKGENTFKISAFRKAAAALENDDRSMEQIEDVTKLPGIGKGTASVIQELLAEGKSSVLEELQKEVPEGLIPLLKLPGLGGKKIAKLYQELNVVDIHTLKEACEQEKIQALAGFGKKTEEKILVAIEEVGKRPERLPIAFMMMIAEDIEKQVSNMTHIEQFERAGSLRRYRETIKDLDYIIATNTPEKVREQLVQMERVSEIISNGDTKVSIVLKYDYDVSVDFRLVEKKSFATTLHHFTGSKDHNVRMRQLAKERGEKISEYGVEVTEIEEVLHFDSEEAFFHHFQLPFIPPEIREDGTEVDYALVNGQLPLIRLEDIKGDLHMHTTWSDGAYTLEEMVNACRAKGYQYMAITDHSRYLKVANGLTPERLMEQREQIKILNEKYDDITILAGVEMDILPDATLDYDDELLEEMDIVIASIHSSFSQNREKIMERLKIALESFHVDIIAHPTGRIIGQRAGYDVDIEMLIQLAKETNTALELNANPHRLDLTSHHVKLAQDNDVKIVINTDAHSLEMLEDMPLGVATARKGWIKKESVINTWDIEQLKKFLNRHHS
- a CDS encoding long-chain-fatty-acid--CoA ligase; translated protein: MNRPWVSQYPPEIPKEIEISERSLQSFLKDVAEEFPEKVAIHFLGKKLTYKELYEQSLKLANYLSGLGVSKGDRVAIMLPNCPQAVIGYYGVLLAGGIVVQTNPLYTERELEYQLNDSGAEVIVSLDILYPRVSKVKALTKLRHVIVTGIKDYLPFPKNLLYPFVQKKEYGIVVKVEHSGDNHLFTEIMNRTAAKQLNVEVNPKEDLALLQYTGGTTGFPKGVMLTHHNLVSNTEMCVKWMYNCKRAEEVVLGVLPFFHVYGMTTVMNLSVMQAFEMVLVPKFDATTMLKLIQKYKPTLFPGAPTIYIALLNHPDIEKYDLSSIDSCISGSAPLPVEVQEQFEKVTGGKLVEGYGLTESSPVTHANFLWGERVSGSVGLPWPNTDAAILSMETGERAEVGEIGEIAVKGPQVMKGYWNKPEETEAILKDGWLLTGDLGYMDDRGYFYVVDRKKDMIIASGFNIYPREIEEVLYEHPKVQEVVVAGIPDPYRGETVKAYIVKKAGTEMTEDELDQYARKHLAAYKVPKIYEFRDELPKTAVGKILRRSLVEEEKERIAK
- a CDS encoding TetR/AcrR family transcriptional regulator, whose protein sequence is MKQQQKPKYKQIIDAAVIVIAEKGYHQSQVSKIAKQAGVADGTIYLYFKNKEDILISLFREKMGLFIEKIEEEIKGKETAKEKLLTLIEKHFSILAEDHHLAIVTQLELRQSNLELRLKINEVLKGYLLLVDSILHAGIETGELREDLDVRLARQMVFGTIDETVTSWVMNDQKYDLPTLAPKVHNLLINGFGA